A single genomic interval of Helianthus annuus cultivar XRQ/B chromosome 13, HanXRQr2.0-SUNRISE, whole genome shotgun sequence harbors:
- the LOC110900389 gene encoding bifunctional dihydrofolate reductase-thymidylate synthase 1, translating to MAAETLAVTCNDTLNTPPHPQRTYQVVVAATRTMGIGKDGKLPWKLPSDLKFFKDVTMATSDPSKKNAIIMGRKTWDSIPLKHRPLTGRLNVVLTRSGSSDIATTENVLTCGSMISALEILASSPYCLCIEKVFIIGGGEILRESLNSAGCDAIHITEIETDFDCDTFIPAIDASQFQPWYSSFPLTENEIRHCFTTYVRVRNSAIETTNNNNGLLSDSKSDSVKFDARMFSFLPKTIFEKHEEYLYLRLVKDIISNGALKGDRTGTGTLSKFGCQMRFNLRKSFPLLTTKKVFWRGVVEELLWFISGSTSAKVLQDKGIHIWDGNASRNYLDSIGLVDREEGDLGPVYGFQWRHFGASYTNMHADYTGQGFDQLLDVINKIKNNPDDRRIIISAWNPSDLKQMALPPCHMFAQFYVNQGELSCQMYQRSADMGLGVPFNIASYALLTCMIAHVCDLVPGDFVHVLGDAHVYTNHVRPLQDQLQKLPRPFPILKINPEKKDIDAFVANDFKLVGYDPHQKIEMKMAV from the exons ATGGCTGCTGAAACGCTTGCGGTAACATGCAACGACACTCTCAACACACCACCTCATCCTCAAAGAACTTATCAAGTTGTGGTCGCAGCCACACGTACTATGGGTATCGGTAAAGACGGAAAATTGCCATGGAAGTTGCCTTCTGACCTCAAGTTTTTCAAAGACGTCACCATGGCTACATCCGATCCATCGAAGAAGAACGCTATTATCATGGGAAGAAAAACATGGGATAGCATACCTCTAAAACACCGACCACTAACCGGTCGCCTTAACGTTGTTCTAACTCGCTCAGGGAGTTCCGACATTGCAACTACCGAAAACGTTTTAACGTGCGGGAGCATGATTTCCGCTTTGGAAATCTTGGCATCGTCTCCGTATTGTTTATGTATCGAGAAGGTGTTTATTATAGGTGGTGGTGAGATCTTAAG GGAGTCCCTCAACAGCGCCGGATGTGACGCTATCCATATTACCgaaatcgaaaccgactttgatTGCGACACTTTTATCCCTGCTATCGATGCTTCACAGTTCCAGCCGTGGTACTCGTCATTTCCGTTAACGGAAAACGAAATTCGACATTGTTTCACTACATATGTTCGTGTGAGGAATTCTGCGATTGAAACGACTAATAATAATAACGGCTTGTTGTCCGATAGTAAATCGGACTCGGTGAAGTTTGATGCAAGGATGTTCTCTTTCCTGCCGAAAACGATATTTGAGAAGCATGAGGAGTACCTTTACTTGAGGCTGGTGAAAGACATCATTTCTAATGGCGCTTTAAAGGGTGACCGTACTGGGACTGGTACTTTATCAAAATTTGGTTGTCAG ATGCGGTTCAATCTGAGAAAGTCTTTCCCGCTTCTTACAACAAAG AAAGTGTTTTGGCGTGGAGTTGTGGAAGAACTTTTGTGGTTCATCAGTGGGTCAACAAGTGCCAAG GTTTTACAAGATAAGGGCATTCATATATGGGACGGTAACGCATCCAGAAACTACCTAGACAG TATTGGGTTGGTGGATAGAGAAGAAGGTGACTTGGGACCAGTATACGGGTTTCAATGGAGACACTTTGGTGCAAG CTATACCAACATGCATGCTGACTACACTGGCCAAGGATTTGATCAACTGCTAGACGTTATCAACAAGATAAAAAACAATCCCGACGATCGTCGAATAATTATTTCAGCGTGGAACCCCTCTGATCTTAAGCAGATGGCACTTCCACCTTGTCACATGTTTGCACAG TTTTATGTAAATCAGGGAGAGTTATCCTGTCAAATGTATCAACGATCTGCCGATATGGGTTTGGGTGTTCCTTTTAACATAGCATCATACGCCTTATTGACATGCATGATCGCGCATGTTTGCG ATCTTGTTCCGGGTGATTTTGTTCACGTTCTTGGTGACGCGCATGTCTATACCAATCACGTCCGACCTCTGCAGGACCAGCTTCAGAAGCTGCCTAGACCTTTTCCT ATTTTGAAGATCAATCCCGAGAAGAAGGATATAGATGCTTTTGTGGCGAATGATTTTAAACTCGTGGGCTATGATCCCCACCAGAAAATAGAAATGAAAATGGCAGTATAG
- the LOC110900390 gene encoding uncharacterized protein LOC110900390 translates to MAEEIQNHTTTKPPNPSSSSSSSHQPDPKQLPPFYGFTPPNGELPKFPVMYPVLVPGLAPSQEGQEQTDHGPGLYAVPTFPNTFGGPIAGFPSNTLIPFTYNVPTGPSPSEAGTQGEEQGQAGQQQQPQAGQQRQVVVRRFQIAIHVDLMLLFKLAAVIFLFNQDGSRKRLVLLIFVASLIYLYQTGALAPLIRWLSQGMQRAGAPPQQPRPPAVRADNAPAAARQENENAPLLDGQAGGENENRAANEGDVNEENGNNNRWWAWGIVKEIQLIVFGFITSLLPGFHNID, encoded by the exons ATGGCAGAAGAAATTCAAAATCACACAACAACAAAGCCTCCGAATCCatcttcctcatcatcttcttcacatcAACCCGATCCTAAGCAG TTACCTCCATTCTATGGCTTCACACCACCAAATGGCGAACTCCCGAAGTTTCCAGTCATGTACCCAGTTCTTGTTCCTGGTTTAGCCCCTTCACAAGAGGGTCAGGAACAAACGGATCATGGACCTGGCTTATATGCGGTTCCCACTTTCCCGAATACGTTTGGGGGACCAATTGCTGGATTTCCATCCAACACTCTCATCCCTTTTACTTACAATGTTCCTAC CGGGCCAAGTCCTTCTGAAGCCGGAACACAAGGTGAGGAACAAGGGCAAGCGGGACAGCAGCAGCAACCGCAAGCGGGACAACAGAGACAAGTTGTCGTCAGGAGATTCCAAATCGCAATTCATGTTGATTTAATGCTCTTATTTAAGCTCGCAGCCGTTATCTTTTTGTTCAACCAAGATGGCTCAAGAAAAAGGCTTGTCCTACTCATATTTGTTGCTTCACTCATTTATCT GTATCAAACGGGAGCTCTTGCACCGTTGATACGTTGGCTGTCACAAGGAATGCAGAGGGCGGGTGCACCACCCCAACAACCAAGACCGCCTGCTGTTAGGGCAGATAACGCCCCTGCAGCCGCTAGGCAAGAAAACGAGAATGCTCCTTTGTTAG ATGGGCAAGCAGGAGGTGAAAACGAGAACCGGGCTGCAAATGAAGGTGACGTGAACGAAGAAAACGGAAACAACAACAGATGGTGGGCGTGGGGGATCGTAAAGGAGATACAATTGATTGTTTTTGGCTTCATTACGTCGCTTCTTCCCGGGTTTCATAACATCGATTGA